One genomic segment of Mastomys coucha isolate ucsf_1 unplaced genomic scaffold, UCSF_Mcou_1 pScaffold22, whole genome shotgun sequence includes these proteins:
- the Klhl26 gene encoding kelch-like protein 26 isoform X1, whose product MAESGGSSGSSQSPERPSSLADRNGALKCTFSAAGHSTGLLQGLAALRAQGQLLDVVLTVNSEAFHAHKVVLAACSDYFRAMFTGGMREASQAVIQLQGVSARGLRHIIDFAYSAEVTLDLDCVQDVLGAAVFLQMLPVVELCEDFLKAAMSVETCLHIGQMATTFSLTSLRESVDAFTFRHFLQIAAEEDFLRLPLERLVFFLQSNRLQSCAEIDLFRAAVRWLQHDPARRARASLVLRHVRFPLMQPAELVDSVQTLDVMLDDALCRQYLLEAFSYHVLPCRQHDMQSPRTAVRSDVASLVAFGGTPYTDSDRAVSSKVFQLPEPGARHFRELTEMELGCSHAGVAVLDNFVYVAGGQHLQHRSGEGAVDACYRYDPQRNRWLRLRALHESRVQFQLTALDGLLYATGGRNRAGSLASVERYCPRRDSWDFACPLKRRTWGHAGAAAAGRLYISGGYGVSAEDKKALQCYDPTADRWEPRAPMREPRVLHAMLGAAGRIYALGGRMDHVDRCFDVLAVEYYVPDADQWTSVTPMRAGQSEAGCCLLERKIYIVGGYNWRLNNVTGIVQVYNTETDEWERDLHFPESFAGIACAAVLLPRSGHGR is encoded by the exons CTTGGCCGACAGGAATGGGGCCCTCAAGTGCACCTTCTCTGCAGCTGGCCACAGCACTGGCCTTCTGCAAGGCCTGGCTGCCCTCCGTGCACAGGGCCAGCTGCTCGATGTGGTCCTCACAGTCAACAGTGAAGCCTTCCATGCGCACAAAGTTGTATTGGCCGCCTGCAGTGACTATTTTAG GGCCATGTTCACTGGTGGCATGCGTGAGGCCAGCCAGGCTGTCATCCAGCTGCAGGGTGTGTCTGCACGTGGCCTACGTCACATCATCGATTTTGCCTACAGTGCTGAGGTGACATTGGACCTAGACTGTGTGCAGGATGTGCTGGGTGCTGCCGTGTTTCTGCAGATGCTGCCGGTGGTGGAGCTGTGCGAGGACTTCCTGAAAGCTGCCATGAGTGTAGAGACATGCCTGCACATTGGCCAGATGGCTACCACGTTCAGCCTGACATCACTGCGTGAGTCAGTAGATGCCTTCACATTCCGCCACTTCCTGCAGATCGCAGCAGAGGAGGACTTTCTGCGCCTGCCACTCGAGCGCCTTGTCTTCTTTCTGCAGAGCAACCGGCTGCAGAGCTGCGCGGAGATTGACCTGTTCCGAGCTGCTGTGCGCTGGCTGCAGCACGATCCGGCCCGTCGAGCCCGTGCCAGCCTTGTGCTGCGCCACGTGCGCTTCCCGCTCATGCAACCCGCTGAGCTGGTGGACAGCGTGCAGACACTCGACGTTATGCTGGATGATGCTCTGTGTCGCCAGTACCTGCTGGAGGCCTTCAGTTACCACGTGCTGCCCTGTCGCCAGCATGACATGCAGTCGCCACGCACTGCCGTGCGCTCTGATGTAGCGTCCCTGGTGGCCTTTGGAGGCACACCCTATACGGACAGCGACCGAGCTGTCAGCAGCAAGGTGTTCCAGTTGCCTGAGCCCGGGGCCCGCCACTTCCGCGAGCTCACAGAGATGGAGCTGGGCTGCAGCCACGCGGGCGTGGCTGTGCTGGATAACTTCGTGTACGTGGCAGGTGGCCAGCACCTGCAGCACCGCAGTGGTGAGGGCGCTGTGGACGCCTGCTACCGCTATGATCCACAGCGCAATCGCTGGCTGCGGCTGCGGGCGCTGCATGAGAGCCGCGTTCAGTTCCAGCTCACTGCATTGGACGGGCTGCTGTATGCCACGGGTGGCCGCAATCGCGCGGGCAGCCTGGCATCTGTGGAGCGCTACTGCCCACGCCGTGACAGCTGGGACTTTGCCTGCCCACTCAAGCGCCGCACCTGGGGCCATGCGGGTGCCGCAGCTGCTGGTCGGCTCTACATCTCAGGTGGCTATGGCGTCTCAGCAGAGGACAAGAAGGCGCTGCAGTGCTATGATCCAACAGCCGACCGCTGGGAGCCCAGGGCGCCTATGCGTGAGCCCCGTGTGCTACACGCTATGTTGGGTGCTGCTGGCCGCATCTATGCCCTAGGTGGTCGCATGGACCACGTGGACCGCTGCTTCGACGTGCTGGCTGTGGAATACTACGTGCCAGATGCCGACCAGTGGACCAGTGTGACACCCATGCGAGCTGGTCAGTCGGAAGCtggctgctgcttgctggagaGGAAGATCTACATCGTGGGTGGCTACAACTGGAGGCTGAACAATGTCACAGGCATTGTGCAGGTGTACAACACTGAGACAGATGAGTGGGAGAGAGACCTGCACTTCCCGGAGTCCTTCGCAGGCATTGCCTGTGCTGCCGTCCTGCTGCCCCGCTCAGGTCATGGGAGGTAG
- the Klhl26 gene encoding kelch-like protein 26 isoform X2 translates to MFTGGMREASQAVIQLQGVSARGLRHIIDFAYSAEVTLDLDCVQDVLGAAVFLQMLPVVELCEDFLKAAMSVETCLHIGQMATTFSLTSLRESVDAFTFRHFLQIAAEEDFLRLPLERLVFFLQSNRLQSCAEIDLFRAAVRWLQHDPARRARASLVLRHVRFPLMQPAELVDSVQTLDVMLDDALCRQYLLEAFSYHVLPCRQHDMQSPRTAVRSDVASLVAFGGTPYTDSDRAVSSKVFQLPEPGARHFRELTEMELGCSHAGVAVLDNFVYVAGGQHLQHRSGEGAVDACYRYDPQRNRWLRLRALHESRVQFQLTALDGLLYATGGRNRAGSLASVERYCPRRDSWDFACPLKRRTWGHAGAAAAGRLYISGGYGVSAEDKKALQCYDPTADRWEPRAPMREPRVLHAMLGAAGRIYALGGRMDHVDRCFDVLAVEYYVPDADQWTSVTPMRAGQSEAGCCLLERKIYIVGGYNWRLNNVTGIVQVYNTETDEWERDLHFPESFAGIACAAVLLPRSGHGR, encoded by the coding sequence ATGTTCACTGGTGGCATGCGTGAGGCCAGCCAGGCTGTCATCCAGCTGCAGGGTGTGTCTGCACGTGGCCTACGTCACATCATCGATTTTGCCTACAGTGCTGAGGTGACATTGGACCTAGACTGTGTGCAGGATGTGCTGGGTGCTGCCGTGTTTCTGCAGATGCTGCCGGTGGTGGAGCTGTGCGAGGACTTCCTGAAAGCTGCCATGAGTGTAGAGACATGCCTGCACATTGGCCAGATGGCTACCACGTTCAGCCTGACATCACTGCGTGAGTCAGTAGATGCCTTCACATTCCGCCACTTCCTGCAGATCGCAGCAGAGGAGGACTTTCTGCGCCTGCCACTCGAGCGCCTTGTCTTCTTTCTGCAGAGCAACCGGCTGCAGAGCTGCGCGGAGATTGACCTGTTCCGAGCTGCTGTGCGCTGGCTGCAGCACGATCCGGCCCGTCGAGCCCGTGCCAGCCTTGTGCTGCGCCACGTGCGCTTCCCGCTCATGCAACCCGCTGAGCTGGTGGACAGCGTGCAGACACTCGACGTTATGCTGGATGATGCTCTGTGTCGCCAGTACCTGCTGGAGGCCTTCAGTTACCACGTGCTGCCCTGTCGCCAGCATGACATGCAGTCGCCACGCACTGCCGTGCGCTCTGATGTAGCGTCCCTGGTGGCCTTTGGAGGCACACCCTATACGGACAGCGACCGAGCTGTCAGCAGCAAGGTGTTCCAGTTGCCTGAGCCCGGGGCCCGCCACTTCCGCGAGCTCACAGAGATGGAGCTGGGCTGCAGCCACGCGGGCGTGGCTGTGCTGGATAACTTCGTGTACGTGGCAGGTGGCCAGCACCTGCAGCACCGCAGTGGTGAGGGCGCTGTGGACGCCTGCTACCGCTATGATCCACAGCGCAATCGCTGGCTGCGGCTGCGGGCGCTGCATGAGAGCCGCGTTCAGTTCCAGCTCACTGCATTGGACGGGCTGCTGTATGCCACGGGTGGCCGCAATCGCGCGGGCAGCCTGGCATCTGTGGAGCGCTACTGCCCACGCCGTGACAGCTGGGACTTTGCCTGCCCACTCAAGCGCCGCACCTGGGGCCATGCGGGTGCCGCAGCTGCTGGTCGGCTCTACATCTCAGGTGGCTATGGCGTCTCAGCAGAGGACAAGAAGGCGCTGCAGTGCTATGATCCAACAGCCGACCGCTGGGAGCCCAGGGCGCCTATGCGTGAGCCCCGTGTGCTACACGCTATGTTGGGTGCTGCTGGCCGCATCTATGCCCTAGGTGGTCGCATGGACCACGTGGACCGCTGCTTCGACGTGCTGGCTGTGGAATACTACGTGCCAGATGCCGACCAGTGGACCAGTGTGACACCCATGCGAGCTGGTCAGTCGGAAGCtggctgctgcttgctggagaGGAAGATCTACATCGTGGGTGGCTACAACTGGAGGCTGAACAATGTCACAGGCATTGTGCAGGTGTACAACACTGAGACAGATGAGTGGGAGAGAGACCTGCACTTCCCGGAGTCCTTCGCAGGCATTGCCTGTGCTGCCGTCCTGCTGCCCCGCTCAGGTCATGGGAGGTAG